Part of the Nicotiana tabacum cultivar K326 chromosome 20, ASM71507v2, whole genome shotgun sequence genome, tgataacaaatgcacatgtgaccataaaatagatgcatctattaaaatcatataatagtaaacggtccacatggcaggtgactggacccatatatatatatcaccttttattccttccagaaatcaaaggattcaatctcaacctttaactggtatatcatgagaataagcagcacaagagaattcttgaagaatcttctattcttcaatatatgtcaatgtaattcttaattaatatttcgcatcataattgaaccgagatggtcaaccggtcatgccaattaatatttgttttagtaaacctctagtttacttgtgacatatgattcccagcatcatgcttatatttgtgtagtacaaatagaaaaagATCGGGTagcctttcatatttacccggtatgattatagaaatatgaaaatattcaatcttcctttcatttatagtctcaatatgccaatcactttgacttatatatttgaaactcaaaaagtttctttttagactttacaatatcaatatcatgaATAACTTTATTCattcgggtagtaacaaattagtttttctggagttcttaacaacttttgtacaacaagatcttttatcataccattcatatggtaaatgtctcattcacggagaaaattatatcataataactTATCATggtcaaaaatcatcacaagcaaaatcatttcttgctttaattttgcctttaataacttttataaggcatgacaaaataatatttggcatatcacatgtacgcgaccaatgacatattcatgtaaccacacaataatatttattctctttattttactcaaacctcccttagaggtgagttgtgtggtattcatataatcatgaattgcatgtctttattcattgcttttatcacatattgccacattcaactttaggaatgAGTTTGCATTcttaatgcttatcacaagtcacattctcttcaaggaatggatcataatcagcgacgtgctttattattttcataccaatttgatggtaagcattgccttcacattttaaaggactattttgagaacccttattgttctccttttataatcatagtgatgattattattattttaatatttggaacgcccacgttcattgttcaactacttgtcttcattgaaacttattatgcactgttatcacattcacttcaagaatggagcaaatcaagtgggacaatttttatgtcttttcatgaaaaatatacttattatttttatttagtcatcattatatcatcaatatggtatattgagactcaaacccaatgtcttaccaatataaatgcatgttaggccataataaattgggactcaaacccaactcttatcattatggagcatcaggacttgatcccgATGTCTTATCCTCAATTAATGGCATAATAGactaaacaatattgagattcattctcaagctgacatgccaagaaagttatacacaactaatttgcaacttagcaaatcaaatttgctttcttaaataagtgtacaaatctcaaatcagcgtaaatctttattaattatttgtagcatctatatgaaatacaattgtttgtagtcagaatatttcttctaaattctattagagtttaaaaggatcataaaatcattgtcataatatttattgagtctctctcaaaaatattgttgttttcgggaTATACCCTACCTATTAGATTTGATTTAACGCcatgactttccttcactcaattaaaccaaacaattagtgaataaatttatcaaaagtacacctaacacatatatagtactaatacataaattcaacatttatattacctgaaaagtgacattataggtaacaatttaccagttgtagcttgtgcatcattcatataaaatacttaaaaatggtaAGTCAGTAGCAAGCATCAAGTAGGCCATGAatactcaaaaatacctcttctagtaGTCATATTAATCTTTGTTTGCTTTCAAATCTATctagataaagatgtgaagtatttcttgtttccttcaagatgatttatgcttttaatcagtatgaccaattttattttatttttttattcctttttttttggtactatatgcaagtgtaaaaattcaaaaggaaaaaaaaatattcatccaaataaaagaaaatgtttaaagCGACAGGATAGATTGAAGATAATTAACACATAAATATGCATaagacaatttatataaaatatccttggttaccatgacatgcatcatatcaacaattaactgctactatgattttcacatatagaacttcgaaaattttattccattcttgtgatataaaagatgtaatattaatatgtgcttatgcaatacaggtgtagtacgaagttgtgtgcatatgagattttaaaggaatgacaagtataagataatcataccttcttacatttcattacttaccatatgtagtttctctttacatttaaccatgtgatgatatgtatgggttctaattgtaatctttctggatgtaggaaattttttgtagatatatatatacaattggttagagactcgtgctgataacgtgttatgaaataaaagcaatttagtaaaacatgaacaagaaataaagacaatttagtaaaacatgaacaagaaatagagatagagagaaaggaagagattttcttcaaggattgtgtgtattttcttatctattacaaaaCTTTTATATaagcatgaaaaatgaagaaaatatgtgatggaatatgtcattgaacatagaaaatatgtcattaaccatttgagagaaaaataatggaggaagagtagacatccaccatattttaaTTTTATCGTAATAAAGTTAAATTTATAAAAAGAGATGTCTCAAGTTATCTTGATAAGCCTTTATTGTTCGCCAAATTTCACAATCTTACATGTGCTATGGAATCTTTTTATTTCCTACTTTTTGGGGTTTCCGAAAGGTAATATCACAAGCCGCATCAATGATTTGGTATGGTGTTTTCCAATAACCATGTGAAACgattgaaaaaataacaaaattctTCTTTAACACCACTAAAAAAGAATTGCCCTTGAAATTAGGTGATAACTTTGGTTGGGACCTAAACGAGGCCCCATATTCTAGTGTACTTGTCTAGTTGATTGTGTCCGGCATTTAATTTGAGGTTGGTGTATGCGTGATCATTAATATGAGACTTCTCtggaataatatttttatataataatattttattataaaagttaagttttttcggaaccaatttttatgttatgttgtaaTATATATTTTCTGTAACAATATTTCGATAAgacatccaaaaatattctgaACAAATAAGGTTGTTATAAAAAGGTTTGACTGTATTTCCAAAAAGAGATTCGAATGATTTTCCTCAACGAGGCATCAAAATCATACAAATCTTTTGCTTATTattgttttttaatttattattttctaaATGGTCATGAATTTATAAACTAAATACCAAGTGTATCACCAAATTAATAAAAATCAATATCGTCGCTTGCAGAGGCGGACCTATGTGTTATAGTGAAAGATCGCGGGACTCCGTGAACTTCGGCAGaaattatgtatatgtatataccttaaaaatatttaatttaaagtacTTCACACTCTGGACATTAAAAGTCGTTAGGGGCACTTGCTTGTGGTAGAAGTTTcgacctttttctttctttagtcTCGTTTTGAACGGGGGAGACTTGGATCATGAAAAGTGAAATGAAAGAACATGGTGAAAACAGAGAATGCATAATTAAGATGCACATTTGTAACATTACCGTTATCATTATCATGTACGTACTAAATTCTTCAAATTCTGTTTAATCTCACATTACTTGTCCGGCGGTCTATGGTGTGATGGAAATTTTTAGCTCTGATGTCGTGACCTGCCACATCTATCATGTCATGTAGGTGTCATTTGGCATGTATTTTTGCATATGGAATGGTTACATAAGTTAGGGACTAGATCTTGGTGGAATATTCTAGAACTATGGAGAATTTCCTTGGAAATGTTCTAAATATTTATGCACTTgtaggaaggttctagagaaatatagaTGTTTCCTTAGGAAGACCCTAGAACCCTATAGAATTGTTAGGAAAGTCCTTAGAAGATTCTAGCTACGTAGAATATTCTAGAGAATGGACTTATTTGTAAATACGGAAGGACTTGTAGAATAATTATTGTTTACATACTAACCCCTaggtgattagtataaataggggcattcatttgtaattcatcaactaagaaaaacaatcaagttctctataatacaaaagcttcctttggcaattctcatgtgttctttcttccattctcttggcgatcttgagtgtagtaagactGACTTGACATaacaagaacgtgagcaagttgtgcaagattgtgagcgagttgtcaagtgccgcacgtgtacttagttaacaactaaagATGTGACATTAATTACCATAAGCAATATAGAGAGCACTTCTTTTCTTCGCATATTTTTAATAGGGAATGTGTATTGCAATATGAACAATATAACAATAACCCAGTATAGTctcacaagtggagtctggggagaaTAGTATGTATACAGTCGTATCCCTATCTTGGGAGGGTAAAGAGACTATTTCTGATAGACTCTAGGCTAAAGAAGGTGCGTGCGAAGAATCTCAAAAGACAAAAAAGTTAGAGACTACTTAAATTTCATTATAGCACGAAAAGAATTATAAGCTTAGTGGAACTCcaaattaatatatttttcaatagtaCATAAATTCAAGTTTAATAGTGACATTTACATTACTGATAAACCATATGACAATATAAATTATACGATATTATTTAAGAAGCTGTTTTTGAGCATCTCATTCTCCAATGCCAAGAAAAATCTCGTGGCGTGGAGTGAAAGGAGAATCTTGGAAATTGAAATTGGAATTCCACTTTGCCTATAGAAAAAGTAAACTTGATaagattgagaaaaataattaattaattagtataTTAAACAAAAGGTTTAAACTTTAAACAATTGCTCAGCAAGTGTAGACTAGAGAATATTCGGTCTTCCCAAAGCGACAAAAATACCCTTGAGCTTTGGGTtccacaattttaaaaataaattaatgcaTTATAAACTGCAACAAacatttttattgaaaaatgagcAAGAAATTCTGAAATATCCTAGAGCAAGTATTCTTCTGACACTTCAACCATTCACAAATGAAATTCTAAATAtcctaaaatatttatttttacttattcTGCTTTAAAATAAATGGCCATGCATGTTATTCGGCGTATAGAAATTTTCAGCTTGAAAAATTATGTTCACAAGAACTGTACATtacaattattttaaaaataaaaatatttgaaaaagtgTTGGTAAAGAGAACTTCAGCTGATTTTCCAAATATAATAATTGTGTAATACAGAGATTTTGATAAAGAATATTTGACTTTCATCGAAAAGCTGCAATTCAAACTTAATAGTAAGACATCTCCAACCCTAATACCAAGTTTTATACCAAATTTCACACTAAAATGGTGTAACACCAAATTTACTCCAACCATCACACCATTTTTTAtactaaaaaataatatttcttctctctcttctatattatattattatcttctatttaaattttattttttatttccttcaaacaaattctatctttttttcttttttccatattcatcatatataattcatattcaccacttatataatcatttattacaaaattattttaaaggataaatcaactaaaagtgaaatcattgataaaagataattaaataaatattacattatagtattaatttaatttaagtaccacataaatattcaactttcgCCTCGATTCTCCCATAAATGCTTGATTAATGCATTATGAAGTGCGAAATGCACATCTTTATCCTCAATTTTTTTATATCGAactaaaaattattcaaatcaaTGATCTTCATCTACTGCCATTTCTACCGTAGGAGCTGGACATTCATGTACATCTTCAATTGGTGCATTAAGATCACACTCTTCCTCAATTATCATGTTGTGCATTAAGATCACGCTTGTCCTCAATTATCATGTTGTGCAGTATTtctttttatacaattataataataataataataataaaattaacttataattttatataaatataatatatacaaaaattaatatatcaaaaaataggatataaaattaaaattataaagatcttaatataaaaattaattatatacacaatatatgataaattaaaagtccaaaaaaataaaaagatgaataaaataataataaattaaatttgGTGTTGATGAATAGTGTTGCACCAAATTTGGTGCAACACTTCATGCACTATAATGGTGCAAGATTTGGTGTTTCATTGGAgcaaaaaaataccaaattttacaCCAAATTTAAATTTGGTGCAAAAAATAGTGCACCCTTGGAGATGCCTCATTTAGAACATCAActcaaaatatatcttttagTTGTATTATACCTAAACCTGAGTTTATATATTTTAGATCTAATTATCTTATGAAGTGTTGCATGTTACCTAAAGATGGGAAATGAAAAAATCAGCACGCGAGAAGTTCAGTTTTTCCTACATTTTTACTTTAGACAGAAAACGAAGGGGGAAGGAATCCTTTGATTATATAAAAACTAGTTTTATCAATTGCAGAGTGGCAAAAATCGATTAATTAAATTAATGTTTGTTCCTTAGTAGTACTACAATTTCCATCTAATGCATGATTAGGTAAGTTGTAACTAACAAGTCCCAAAAGCTACAATAAAAAAAGATGATGCTACTTTAACTTTCTTTTTTCTCTGTTAGATTGGAGGTTCTCTGGAAGGATGTAAAAGGGTTGATGAGATGAAGTGAGAAAGGTGtgttgatatttaaacacatatgcAGAGCCTGCACAGCGGAATATTAGCAAGAACGTACTTTCAACCATTGTTGTTCAAATGTTGTAGGGAATCGCTTTTGAAACCTTTAGTAGAAAACCTAGAGAGCCTTTTAGCATATGCCTATCGTAGGATGCCAGACTGATGGAGTCACAGACGTATTTATAGGTAGGCTATGGACTCTTAAGCAAACACTTTAGCCCTAGGCACTTCTCCATAAATTATAACTGCCCTAGGGACTCCTAATATATGGTAATTTCTTTCAATCAAAGAAACTATCATATATGCATAACTACAGAATATTATCTGATATATTATTTCCTTTGGGAGaaaaggtaaataatttattacctTATATGTGGGCCACACTAGAAGTCTCTAGAAGTGACGGTAAATTTCCAACATTCTCTCACTTGGCCGacatattaaaatcagataatcattTATGAGAGATAAACATATAATATGGTCATAGACTTTATCACTCAACTAAAAGTTATGCAACAATCACTTTAACTAAGATATATTATTACAGATCATGGCGGTCATGCTTTTAAACAAACACTTCCTTCCATGTATTACAATGCACAGTACATTCTAACAAAGTGTCTAACAACTTTATGAATGAACTTAATATAAGTCATTCAGAGTCCAACTTTATTAATCCAATGATCACAAATAATACATGAAAAACCAAAAGTGTGCACTGTCATGTTTATCAAAATAAAGAAACTATCTAGACAAACTGTTAGAGAGCAAAGCAAGACTAAATTGAGATACTAAGCCCCATATGAGTTACATGATCCTTGAAAATATTAGTCGGCAGACATTTAGTCATAGGATCAGCAATCATCAAAGTAGTACAAACATGCTCAAAATTCACTTCTTTTTTCTTCACATAGTCTCTAACCATCAAGTACTATGTTGATGTGCTTGCTTCGGCTGCCACTTTTATTGTTCTTAGAGAAAAACACTGCAGCTGAATTGTCATATAAGATTCTCAATGGTCTTGAAATGGATCAAAATCCAAAGGCCGGGAATAAAGTTTTTCAACCATAACGCCTGTGATTTAGCTTCATAGCATGCTATAAATTCAGCTTCCATTGTGGATGTTGCAACAATGGTCTACTTGACACTTCTTCAAGACATAACACCTCCAGCAAGAAGGAAAATATATCCTGAAGTGGATTTACCGGCGTCTTTACATCCATCCAAATCAGAGTCTGAATATCCAATCACCTCCAATGAGTCAGAGTATTTGTATGTGAGCTTAAAATCCTTGGTTCCTTGCAAATATCTCAAAACTCTTTTACCCGCTTTACAATGGTCAAGACCAGAGTTACTTTGATATCTGCCAAGCATTCCTATCGCaaaagcaatatcaggtctagtacagaCTTGTGCATACATAAGGCTCACAACAAGCAAGCATAGGTAATGtctctcatttttttccttttccaatGCATTTTGTGAACATTGATTCAATGAGAATTTTTCACCTTTAATTATGGGTGCTGCTATAGGTGAACAGTTCTTCATCCTGAATCTTTCCAGAATTCTTTCAATGTAGGCTTTTTGAGACAGTCCAAGTATCTTTGAGATCTATCTCTGTGAATCTCTATGCCAATGACATAAGAGGCTTCACCCATATCCTTCATCTCAAAATTCTGGATAAGGAACTATTTAGTCTCTTGCAATAAACCCAAATCACTACTTGCAAGCAAAATATCACCCATATATAGgactaaaaaaatatatttgctc contains:
- the LOC142174360 gene encoding secreted RxLR effector protein 161-like; protein product: MKNCSPIAAPIIKGEKFSLNQCSQNALEKEKNERHYLCLLVVSLMYAQVCTRPDIAFAIGMLGRYQSNSGLDHCKAGKRVLRYLQGTKDFKLTYKYSDSLEVIGYSDSDLDGCKDAGKSTSGYIFLLAGGVMS